The following coding sequences are from one Thamnophis elegans isolate rThaEle1 chromosome 5, rThaEle1.pri, whole genome shotgun sequence window:
- the TRAF3IP3 gene encoding TRAF3-interacting JNK-activating modulator isoform X2: MNPGFSKSPGQQGPQHESYEEKYERRCEKHERLLRRNNKTTCRLTGKCQSKEAKEPAQSPRQKEFFRRRNLTTEELGRRKTMLPPGKSSLFPVNCSGNLGGIPPQIYLNYLSNTQPHTKSIQHNFSNSFLLNKSSEAMVIVNVPKNCKGTQTTKELSSEKKNSCQQTDCGTAVLDKEITQLSNYLNEALHRELVLKQKMVILQELLAMLLEAAEKSWKGQFNEDKLKCRLSVLENQLQICTQSYSKQGLKRILLEMEDQKQNYEQKVKESLQKLLEEKMQAQKQFQNAQRALTVAEDDCSLWKDQLDNLKKDWSQLTDHHSEVKSKLHALENKLQWSDTQNSQLQQALKEMENECANLYSRIDNLQEENILLMEYLGEVEGKLRTEEKQTFIMESTIKHLQNQIVTVPNEVLRWVTTKQNVPSEDQEGEKESSLREELQKRTSQLAAKKKECTDLCHKLEILNNEYSSCLVNLQHCRDELKHSQSKPAQRNHDHWIPILMVIVVTALISYLSNFTP, encoded by the exons ATGAACCCTGGGTTTTCCAAATCTCCTGGCCAGCAAGGCCCCCAGCATGAGAGTTATGAAGAAAAATATGAGCGCCGGTGCGAGAAGCACGAACGCCTGCTCAGAAGAAACAACAAGACCACATGTCGTCTCACAGGCAAATGCCAAAGCAAAGAAGCCAAGGAACCAGCTCAGAGCCCTCGACAAAAAGAATTCTTCCGAAGAAGGAATTTAACAACTGAAGAGCTTGGAAGGAGAAAAACAATGTTGCCTCCTGGCAAGAGCTCTTTATTTCCTGTAAACTGTTCTGGCAATCTAGGGGGAATACCACCTCAGATCTATTTGAACTATTTGTCAAATACCCAG CCTCATACCAAATCCATACAGCATAACTTCAGTAATAGTTTTCTTCTTAACAAATCATCCGAAGCCATGGTCATTGTGAATGTTCCCAAAAACTGTAAAG gtaCACAAACCACAAAAGAACTAAGTTCTGAAAAGAAAAACTCCTGTCAGCAAACAGA tTGTGGAACAGCAGTGTTAGATAAG gaaattACTCAACTTTCCAACTACCTCAAT gaGGCACTACATCGAGAACTAGTATTGAAGCAGAAAATGGTGATCTTACAAGAGCTTCTAGCCATGTTGTTAGAAGCAGCAGAAAAATCTTGGAAG GGTCAGTTCAATGAAGACAAACTTAAATGCAGACTGAGCGTGCTAGAGAATCAACTGCAAATATGTACACAG agTTATTCAAAGCAAGGCTTAAAAAGGATTCTCCTTGAGATGGAAGATCAAAAGCAGAATTATGAACAGAAAGTAAAAGAATCTCTTCAGAAACTGCTTGAGGAGAAAATGCAGGCACAAAAGCAATTTCAAAATGCCCAG AGAGCCCTAACTGTTGCTGAGGATGACTGTAGCCTCTGGAAAGATCAACTTGACAACTTAAAAAAAGATTGGAGTCAATTAACTGACCATCACTCTGAAGTCAAAAGCAAGCTGcatgccttggagaataaacTGCAG TGGTCAGACACTCAGAACTCTCAACTTCAACAAGCCCTAAAAGAAATGGAGAATGAGTGTGCAAATCTTTATTCAAGAATTGATAATCTGCAAGAAGAAAATATACTCCTCATGGAGTATCTTGGGGAAGTTGAAG GCAAGCTGCGGACTGAAGAAAAGCAAACATTCATAATGGAGTCAACAATTAAACATCTTCAAA ACCAGATTGTCACAGTGCCCAATGAAGTCCTCAGATGGGTAACAACTAAGCAGAATGTCCCATCAGAGGatcaagagggagagaaagagagcagcCTGAGAGAGGAACTGCAAAAAAGGACATCCCAGCTTGCAGCTAAGAAAAAAGAG TGCACTGATCTCTGTCATAAACTAGAGATCCTGAACAATGAATATAGCAGTTGCCTTGTGAATTTACAGCATTGTCGTGATGAACTGAAGCACTCTCAAAGCAAACCAGCCCAG agaaaTCATGATCATTGGATTCCTATCTTAATGGTAATAGTGGTAACTGCTCTGATATCTTATTTAAGCAACTTTACCCCTTGA
- the TRAF3IP3 gene encoding TRAF3-interacting JNK-activating modulator isoform X1, translating to MNPGFSKSPGQQGPQHESYEEKYERRCEKHERLLRRNNKTTCRLTGKCQSKEAKEPAQSPRQKEFFRRRNLTTEELGRRKTMLPPGKSSLFPVNCSGNLGGIPPQIYLNYLSNTQPHTKSIQHNFSNSFLLNKSSEAMVIVNVPKNCKGTQTTKELSSEKKNSCQQTDCGTAVLDKEITQLSNYLNEALHRELVLKQKMVILQELLAMLLEAAEKSWKGQFNEDKLKCRLSVLENQLQICTQSYSKQGLKRILLEMEDQKQNYEQKVKESLQKLLEEKMQAQKQFQNAQRALTVAEDDCSLWKDQLDNLKKDWSQLTDHHSEVKSKLHALENKLQWSDTQNSQLQQALKEMENECANLYSRIDNLQEENILLMEYLGEVEGKLRTEEKQTFIMESTIKHLQNQIVTVPNEVLRWVTTKQNVPSEDQEGEKESSLREELQKRTSQLAAKKKECTDLCHKLEILNNEYSSCLVNLQHCRDELKHSQSKPAQVRTSICATYCNLNNQRYSTDFPNQLGILPKLGFKCPEFT from the exons ATGAACCCTGGGTTTTCCAAATCTCCTGGCCAGCAAGGCCCCCAGCATGAGAGTTATGAAGAAAAATATGAGCGCCGGTGCGAGAAGCACGAACGCCTGCTCAGAAGAAACAACAAGACCACATGTCGTCTCACAGGCAAATGCCAAAGCAAAGAAGCCAAGGAACCAGCTCAGAGCCCTCGACAAAAAGAATTCTTCCGAAGAAGGAATTTAACAACTGAAGAGCTTGGAAGGAGAAAAACAATGTTGCCTCCTGGCAAGAGCTCTTTATTTCCTGTAAACTGTTCTGGCAATCTAGGGGGAATACCACCTCAGATCTATTTGAACTATTTGTCAAATACCCAG CCTCATACCAAATCCATACAGCATAACTTCAGTAATAGTTTTCTTCTTAACAAATCATCCGAAGCCATGGTCATTGTGAATGTTCCCAAAAACTGTAAAG gtaCACAAACCACAAAAGAACTAAGTTCTGAAAAGAAAAACTCCTGTCAGCAAACAGA tTGTGGAACAGCAGTGTTAGATAAG gaaattACTCAACTTTCCAACTACCTCAAT gaGGCACTACATCGAGAACTAGTATTGAAGCAGAAAATGGTGATCTTACAAGAGCTTCTAGCCATGTTGTTAGAAGCAGCAGAAAAATCTTGGAAG GGTCAGTTCAATGAAGACAAACTTAAATGCAGACTGAGCGTGCTAGAGAATCAACTGCAAATATGTACACAG agTTATTCAAAGCAAGGCTTAAAAAGGATTCTCCTTGAGATGGAAGATCAAAAGCAGAATTATGAACAGAAAGTAAAAGAATCTCTTCAGAAACTGCTTGAGGAGAAAATGCAGGCACAAAAGCAATTTCAAAATGCCCAG AGAGCCCTAACTGTTGCTGAGGATGACTGTAGCCTCTGGAAAGATCAACTTGACAACTTAAAAAAAGATTGGAGTCAATTAACTGACCATCACTCTGAAGTCAAAAGCAAGCTGcatgccttggagaataaacTGCAG TGGTCAGACACTCAGAACTCTCAACTTCAACAAGCCCTAAAAGAAATGGAGAATGAGTGTGCAAATCTTTATTCAAGAATTGATAATCTGCAAGAAGAAAATATACTCCTCATGGAGTATCTTGGGGAAGTTGAAG GCAAGCTGCGGACTGAAGAAAAGCAAACATTCATAATGGAGTCAACAATTAAACATCTTCAAA ACCAGATTGTCACAGTGCCCAATGAAGTCCTCAGATGGGTAACAACTAAGCAGAATGTCCCATCAGAGGatcaagagggagagaaagagagcagcCTGAGAGAGGAACTGCAAAAAAGGACATCCCAGCTTGCAGCTAAGAAAAAAGAG TGCACTGATCTCTGTCATAAACTAGAGATCCTGAACAATGAATATAGCAGTTGCCTTGTGAATTTACAGCATTGTCGTGATGAACTGAAGCACTCTCAAAGCAAACCAGCCCAGGTAAGAACTTCCATTTGTGCCACCTATTGCAACCTTAATAATCAAAGATATAGTACAGATTTCCCCAATCAACTTGGCATTCTACCGAAACTGGGATTCAAATGCCCAGAATTTACATAA
- the TRAF3IP3 gene encoding TRAF3-interacting JNK-activating modulator isoform X3, with protein sequence MNPGFSKSPGQQGPQHESYEEKYERRCEKHERLLRRNNKTTCRLTGKCQSKEAKEPAQSPRQKEFFRRRNLTTEELGRRKTMLPPGKSSLFPVNCSGNLGGIPPQIYLNYLSNTQPHTKSIQHNFSNSFLLNKSSEAMVIVNVPKNCKGTQTTKELSSEKKNSCQQTDCGTAVLDKEITQLSNYLNEALHRELVLKQKMVILQELLAMLLEAAEKSWKGQFNEDKLKCRLSVLENQLQICTQSYSKQGLKRILLEMEDQKQNYEQKVKESLQKLLEEKMQAQKQFQNAQRALTVAEDDCSLWKDQLDNLKKDWSQLTDHHSEVKSKLHALENKLQWSDTQNSQLQQALKEMENECANLYSRIDNLQEENILLMEYLGEVEGKLRTEEKQTFIMESTIKHLQNQIVTVPNEVLRWVTTKQNVPSEDQEGEKESSLREELQKRTSQLAAKKKEVKSALISVIN encoded by the exons ATGAACCCTGGGTTTTCCAAATCTCCTGGCCAGCAAGGCCCCCAGCATGAGAGTTATGAAGAAAAATATGAGCGCCGGTGCGAGAAGCACGAACGCCTGCTCAGAAGAAACAACAAGACCACATGTCGTCTCACAGGCAAATGCCAAAGCAAAGAAGCCAAGGAACCAGCTCAGAGCCCTCGACAAAAAGAATTCTTCCGAAGAAGGAATTTAACAACTGAAGAGCTTGGAAGGAGAAAAACAATGTTGCCTCCTGGCAAGAGCTCTTTATTTCCTGTAAACTGTTCTGGCAATCTAGGGGGAATACCACCTCAGATCTATTTGAACTATTTGTCAAATACCCAG CCTCATACCAAATCCATACAGCATAACTTCAGTAATAGTTTTCTTCTTAACAAATCATCCGAAGCCATGGTCATTGTGAATGTTCCCAAAAACTGTAAAG gtaCACAAACCACAAAAGAACTAAGTTCTGAAAAGAAAAACTCCTGTCAGCAAACAGA tTGTGGAACAGCAGTGTTAGATAAG gaaattACTCAACTTTCCAACTACCTCAAT gaGGCACTACATCGAGAACTAGTATTGAAGCAGAAAATGGTGATCTTACAAGAGCTTCTAGCCATGTTGTTAGAAGCAGCAGAAAAATCTTGGAAG GGTCAGTTCAATGAAGACAAACTTAAATGCAGACTGAGCGTGCTAGAGAATCAACTGCAAATATGTACACAG agTTATTCAAAGCAAGGCTTAAAAAGGATTCTCCTTGAGATGGAAGATCAAAAGCAGAATTATGAACAGAAAGTAAAAGAATCTCTTCAGAAACTGCTTGAGGAGAAAATGCAGGCACAAAAGCAATTTCAAAATGCCCAG AGAGCCCTAACTGTTGCTGAGGATGACTGTAGCCTCTGGAAAGATCAACTTGACAACTTAAAAAAAGATTGGAGTCAATTAACTGACCATCACTCTGAAGTCAAAAGCAAGCTGcatgccttggagaataaacTGCAG TGGTCAGACACTCAGAACTCTCAACTTCAACAAGCCCTAAAAGAAATGGAGAATGAGTGTGCAAATCTTTATTCAAGAATTGATAATCTGCAAGAAGAAAATATACTCCTCATGGAGTATCTTGGGGAAGTTGAAG GCAAGCTGCGGACTGAAGAAAAGCAAACATTCATAATGGAGTCAACAATTAAACATCTTCAAA ACCAGATTGTCACAGTGCCCAATGAAGTCCTCAGATGGGTAACAACTAAGCAGAATGTCCCATCAGAGGatcaagagggagagaaagagagcagcCTGAGAGAGGAACTGCAAAAAAGGACATCCCAGCTTGCAGCTAAGAAAAAAGAGGTGAAGAG TGCACTGATCTCTGTCATAAACTAG
- the TRAF3IP3 gene encoding TRAF3-interacting JNK-activating modulator isoform X4 yields MNPGFSKSPGQQGPQHESYEEKYERRCEKHERLLRRNNKTTCRLTGKCQSKEAKEPAQSPRQKEFFRRRNLTTEELGRRKTMLPPGKSSLFPVNCSGNLGGIPPQIYLNYLSNTQPHTKSIQHNFSNSFLLNKSSEAMVIVNVPKNCKGTQTTKELSSEKKNSCQQTDCGTAVLDKEITQLSNYLNEALHRELVLKQKMVILQELLAMLLEAAEKSWKGQFNEDKLKCRLSVLENQLQICTQSYSKQGLKRILLEMEDQKQNYEQKVKESLQKLLEEKMQAQKQFQNAQRALTVAEDDCSLWKDQLDNLKKDWSQLTDHHSEVKSKLHALENKLQWSDTQNSQLQQALKEMENECANLYSRIDNLQEENILLMEYLGEVEGKLRTEEKQTFIMESTIKHLQMH; encoded by the exons ATGAACCCTGGGTTTTCCAAATCTCCTGGCCAGCAAGGCCCCCAGCATGAGAGTTATGAAGAAAAATATGAGCGCCGGTGCGAGAAGCACGAACGCCTGCTCAGAAGAAACAACAAGACCACATGTCGTCTCACAGGCAAATGCCAAAGCAAAGAAGCCAAGGAACCAGCTCAGAGCCCTCGACAAAAAGAATTCTTCCGAAGAAGGAATTTAACAACTGAAGAGCTTGGAAGGAGAAAAACAATGTTGCCTCCTGGCAAGAGCTCTTTATTTCCTGTAAACTGTTCTGGCAATCTAGGGGGAATACCACCTCAGATCTATTTGAACTATTTGTCAAATACCCAG CCTCATACCAAATCCATACAGCATAACTTCAGTAATAGTTTTCTTCTTAACAAATCATCCGAAGCCATGGTCATTGTGAATGTTCCCAAAAACTGTAAAG gtaCACAAACCACAAAAGAACTAAGTTCTGAAAAGAAAAACTCCTGTCAGCAAACAGA tTGTGGAACAGCAGTGTTAGATAAG gaaattACTCAACTTTCCAACTACCTCAAT gaGGCACTACATCGAGAACTAGTATTGAAGCAGAAAATGGTGATCTTACAAGAGCTTCTAGCCATGTTGTTAGAAGCAGCAGAAAAATCTTGGAAG GGTCAGTTCAATGAAGACAAACTTAAATGCAGACTGAGCGTGCTAGAGAATCAACTGCAAATATGTACACAG agTTATTCAAAGCAAGGCTTAAAAAGGATTCTCCTTGAGATGGAAGATCAAAAGCAGAATTATGAACAGAAAGTAAAAGAATCTCTTCAGAAACTGCTTGAGGAGAAAATGCAGGCACAAAAGCAATTTCAAAATGCCCAG AGAGCCCTAACTGTTGCTGAGGATGACTGTAGCCTCTGGAAAGATCAACTTGACAACTTAAAAAAAGATTGGAGTCAATTAACTGACCATCACTCTGAAGTCAAAAGCAAGCTGcatgccttggagaataaacTGCAG TGGTCAGACACTCAGAACTCTCAACTTCAACAAGCCCTAAAAGAAATGGAGAATGAGTGTGCAAATCTTTATTCAAGAATTGATAATCTGCAAGAAGAAAATATACTCCTCATGGAGTATCTTGGGGAAGTTGAAG GCAAGCTGCGGACTGAAGAAAAGCAAACATTCATAATGGAGTCAACAATTAAACATCTTCAAA TGCACTGA
- the C5H1orf74 gene encoding LOW QUALITY PROTEIN: UPF0739 protein C1orf74 homolog (The sequence of the model RefSeq protein was modified relative to this genomic sequence to represent the inferred CDS: inserted 2 bases in 1 codon; substituted 1 base at 1 genomic stop codon) — protein MMEQLAQWLIKAAQHHLRTGKEKRLSSSAFLNVAGVVLVVTTGLKPAFLYDYNSSGISQILNYVQYLTPQLTCWLHILNIAENVLIINLELMCLCMESVLLSNNVFFIDVSAFRSRPTFLXPRKGEPYKNHLLEILNHIKVLTEDTSQIISSSELFLTEWNLCTLFGVLLGYPPSYNFPTQKSSDNCLTLIPLKVFTVXATFCMVNSDFIVQFYSFSIPELLYPDMNMNLSTWCEKLADAFKAQKEFADLCIASEVVALSAVAL, from the exons ATGATGGAGCAATTGGCACAATGGCTCATTAAGGCAGCTCAACATCATCTTAGAacgggaaaggagaaaagattaTCATCTTCAGCCTTCTTGAATGTAGCTGGGGTGGTACTGGTAGTAACAACTGGTTTGAAACCAGCTTTTCTATATGATTACAATTCTTCTGGGATTTCTCAGATCCTGAACTATGTTCAATATCTTACCCCTCAACTTACATGTTGGCTGCATATTCTTAATATAGCTGAAAATGTTCTAATAATAAACTTGGAGTTGATGTGTTTGTGTATGGAGTCAGTCCTGCTTAGCAATAATGTcttcttcattgatgtttctgcTTTTAGATCCCGTCCTACCTTTCT ACCCAGAAAAGGTGAACCTTATAAAAACCATCTGTTAGAGATATTGAATCATATTAAAGTATTAACAGAAGATACGTCCCAAATAATATCTTCAAGTGAACTCTTTCTGACTGAATGGAATCTTTGTACTCTATTTGGTGTATTGCTAGGGTATCCACCATCCTATAATTTTCCTACTCAGAAGAGTTCTGATAATTGTCTTACACTAATTCCACTGAAAGTATTTACTGTTTGAGCCACATTTTGTATGGTAAATAGTGATTTCATAGTTCAGTTTTATTCTTTCAGCATCCCAGAACTCTTGTATCCAGACATGAACATGAACCTCAGCACATGGTGTGAAAAACTTGCAGATGCTTTTAAAGCTCAAAAAGAATTTGCTGATCTCTGCATTGCAAGTGAGGTGGTTGCTCTATCAGCAGTGGCCTTGTAA